A genomic segment from Takifugu rubripes chromosome 20, fTakRub1.2, whole genome shotgun sequence encodes:
- the LOC101070614 gene encoding prostaglandin E2 receptor EP4 subtype-like, which translates to MEDSNFTHGSASVNETVSQYSHATRVETVALPVFMFAGGAIGNLIAIIVLSVSRQERKSSAFYTLVCGLAVTDLLGTCLASPITISNYLDQHVLKDQHVCNFLSFLLLFFSLTGLSIICAMAAERYLAICCPYTYERWGIDRRFAQKFLLFVYISHIFVCCLPMMGMANSELQQSNTWCFIDWRTDEPVAATYTLLYGLVSLLIILGTIVLNLLVCGALLLMRQRTVQRPVTRASVRERWRALSSAAETQMIAVLVITSVVVLACSAPLVIQVFANHFKLTDDHKADLAAIRIASVNPILDPWIYILLRRSLFRRLLSLSRRSGRSNRSSTSQRNMYMYPDLMTESHVFTHLMLNANVISQLPATGQIHPARHRQPRSDLRGTGCVHL; encoded by the exons ATGGAAGACTCCAACTTTACGCACGGATCCGCTTCCGTAAACGAGACGGTGTCTCAATATTCACATGCAACCAGGGTGGAAACGGTCGCGCTGCCCGTTTTTATGTTCGCTGGAGGCGCCATTGGGAATTTAATTGCAATAATAGTCCTTTCGGTATCcagacaggagaggaaatcCTCAGCTTTCTACACGCTGGTGTGTGGACTGGCGGTGACGGACCTGCTGGGTACCTGCCTGGCCAGCCCTATCACGATCTCGAACTACCTGGACCAACACGTTCTGAAAGACCAGCACGTCTGCaactttctgtcatttctcttGCTGTTCTTTAGTTTGACTGGCCTGAGCATCATATGCGCCATGGCAGCGGAGCGGTACCTGGCCATCTGCTGCCCCTACACCTACGAGCGCTGGGGCATTGACAGGCGCTTCGCGCAAAAGTTCCTGTTGTTCGTTTACATCAGTCACATTTTTGTCTGCTGCCTCCCCATGATGGGGATGGCGAATAGCGAGCTGCAGCAGTCAAACACCTGGTGTTTCATCGACTGGAGGACAGACGAGCCCGTGGCCGCCACTTATACCCTCCTGTACGGGCTGGTCAGCCTGCTCATCATCCTGGGCACCATCGTGCTGAACCTGCTGGTGTGCGGAGCGCTGCTGCTCATGCGGCAGAGGACCGTGCAGCGCCCCGTCACCAGAGCCAGCGTCcgggagagatggagagctcTGTCCTCGGCTGCGGAGACGCAGATGATCGCGGTTCTGGTGATAACCTCCGTGGTGGTTCTGGCCTGTTCAGCCCCTCTGGTG ATACAAGTGTTTGCCAACCACTTCAAGCTGACGGATGACCACAAAGCTGACCTGGCTGCCATCCGGATAGCGTCCGTGAATCCCATCCTGGACCCCTGGATCTACATCCTCCTCAGGAGGTCTCTGTTCCGCCGGCTGCTCAGCTTATCCAGGCGAAGCGGCCGCAGCAACCGCAGCTCCACGTCACAAAGGAATATGTACATGTACCCCGACCTCATGACGGAGAGCCACGTCTTTACACATCTCATGCTCAACGCAAATGTCATCAGTCAGCTGCCTGCCACCGGTCAAATTCACCCTGCCCGACACAGACAGCCTCGGTCAGACTTAAGAGGGACCGGGTGCGTCCATTTGTGA
- the LOC115247310 gene encoding disabled homolog 1-like codes for MEAKQTTGSHPGPSQAAAVSAQLSLGTKGAPQTVLFSRFNGVGVRYKAKLIGVDPVPDAHGDKMCWDSMMKLKGCEAAARRQGKHKLRVWLNVSSSGLKILDERTGALLYDHDRGRISSLRKDDSDPRALAYVYETQDGYSLFYIKMANLAGPVLADIDVVCQGVNLETHEEPSEEPTQTGSLLLLDNVPGPPVEGSVLEEKVSAQPPSEQPNQVSPSCELMEVFTIPMPSQSFCDNQPIQPVSMQPTFSNSQILSIFPQHPVGGTPYSPPPYPPTAMAWAQQGLLANRWPSPAVAARPTLPTGLWGNSGVQPEAQGRHPGVMNGGITPHTSALNVSGNPAHIHPPNTGPDLLQ; via the exons ATGGAGGCGAAACAGACGACTGGAAGCCATCCTGGCCCGAgccaagctgctgctgtcagcgcTCAGCTCTCCCTCGGGACAAAAG GAGCCCCTCAAACAGTCCTCTTCTCACGTTTCAACGGAGTCGGAGTTCGATATAAAGCCAAGCTAATTGGAGTGGATCCAGTACCAGACGCCCACGGAGACAAGATGTGCTGGGACTCCATGATGAAACTCAAG GGCTGTGAAGCAGCAGCAAGAAGACAGGGGAAACACAAACTGAGAGTCTGGCTGAATGTTTCCTCCAGCGGTCTGAAAATCCTGGACGAAAGGACCGGG GCTCTCCTCTATGACCACGACAGGGGCAGGATCAGTAGTTTAAGGAAGGATGATTCTGACCCCAGAGCTCTGGCCTATGTCTATGAAACCCAGGACGGCTACAGTCTCTTCTATATCAAGATGGCCAACCTG GCTGGTCCAGTACTGGCTGACATTGATGTTGTTTGTCAAGGTGTGAACTTGGAGACACATGAGGAACCTTCAGAGGAACCAACACAA ACTGGTTCTTTGCTGCTCCTGGATAATGTTCCAGGACCACCAGTGGAG GGGTCTGTTTTAGAGGAAAAGGTCAGCGCACAACCACCATCAGAACAACCTAACCAG GTGTCTCCCAGCTGTGAGCTGATGGAGGTCTTCACCATTCCGATGCCCTCACAGAGTTTCTGCGACAACCAGCCAATTCAGCCTG TGTCCATGCAGCCAACGTTCTCCAACTCTCAGATCCTCTCTATTTTCCCCCAACACCCAGTGGGGGGAACTCCGTACTCCCCTCCTCCGTACCCTCCCACCGCCATGGCCTGGGCTCAGCAGGGTCTTCTAGCAAATCGGTGGCCAAGTCCGGCCGTTGCCGCCCGTCCCACTCTGCCCACAGGCCTTTGGGGAAATTCAGGGGTGCAGCCAGAGGCTCAAGGACGCCACCCAGGAGTCATGAACGGGGGGATCACCCCCCACACTTCCGCCCTTAATGTCAGTGGAAACCCCGCCCACATTCACCCCCCAAATACAGGCCCAGACCTCCTGCAATGA
- the LOC101070379 gene encoding FYN-binding protein 1 isoform X4: MEESVDVKSLKAMFTSKAGASDTSFQPPQPGYGRASLPVGKGNSAHHRLSPLLLSPPMAGPGPVRLPNKEPVIPSIPARPVSFPRPPLNPGLRPGLQPADASKVKQTGEMLQNLMLRQQWPPGTKPLLPGTKQPSSPAQSPVAAFSPSPRQSPRPKISADVIPLRRPLPPDGALPLKPKRPPNVNLKPFLRFKRGSSLPDQRQRDGSPFPSDRKLSLPTTMSPPKLPHRHTKPSRLPRDMDNNLTYDDIGSLEQSESCSGSSHCIDGDTEDVYESIEEDQVETNQVTSEGKKEALRKDQQRKMENEFKKIFQLPGEMEVLHIARVRHDWYGEGKLDLSVRQDEKVEILRVKDNPGGKWLARSLTGNYGYISNTCVDIDYEAVKRKFQYRVDLTQLPPPPPEPPQMPNMKSYDRDSANEDEDDYDDIQQLGEDFPPPPPDIRTDPKLEKELRKKFKYDGPLRTLHTMMVDPNGIIKKLGGKDLPVIQGEIVDVIQFTSSKKALCCNQYGKYGYVSKSLLLPMEGDIYDDVDCRTEIYDNDSPHPDF, from the exons ATG GAGGAGAGCGTTGACGTCAAATCTCTGAAGGCCATGTTCACCAGTAAGGCCGGCGCTTCGGACACCAGCTTCCAACCTCCACAACCCGGATATGGGAGGGCGAGCCTGCCGGTGGGCAAGGGTAACTCGGCCCATCACAGActctctcctctgcttctttCTCCTCCGATGGCTGGCCCGGGCCCAGTGAGGCTTCCAAACAAAGAGCCAGTGATTCCATCCATCCCCGCCAGACCGGTGTCCTTCCCTCGACCGCCTCTCAATCCTGGACTCAGACCGGGCCTCCAGCCTGCAGACGCCAGCAAGGTCAAGCAGACGGGAGAGATGCTGCAGAATTTGATGCTGAGGCAGCAGTGGCCTCCAGGCACCAAACCGCTGCTTCCAGGCACAAAACAACCTTCGTCCCCAGCTCAGAGCCCTGTGGCGgccttctctccttcccctcgACAGTCTCCTCGACCAAAGATTTCAGCAGACGTGATCCCGCTGCGGAGGCCCCTGCCCCCAGACGGAGCCCTGCCTTTGAAACCCAAACGTCCCCCAAATGTGAACCTCAAGCCATTTTTGCGGTTCAAGCGTGGATCTTCTCTTCCAGACCAAAGGCAACGAGATG GTTCCCCTTTTCCGTCAGACAGAAAGTTGTCTTTACCCACGACCATGAGCCCTCCGAAACTACCACATCGCCACACCAAACCCAGCCGGCTGCCACG AGACATGGACAACAACCTGACCTACGACGACATCGGGAGCTTGGAGCAGAGCG AGTCCTGTAGTGGCAGCTCACACTGCATAGATGGG gacaCAGAGGATGTTTATGAGTCGATCGAAGA AGACCAGGTGGAGACAAACCAGGTGACCTccgaggggaaaaaagaagcgcTAAGGAAAGATCAacaaaggaaaatggaaaacGAGTTCAAAAAGATCTTTCAG CTGCCAGGGGAGATGGAGGTCCTCCACATTGCCAGGGTTCGGCACGACTGGTACGGGGAAGGAAAACTAGACCTGAGCGTCCGGCAGGACGAGAAGGTGGAGATCCTTCGAGTGAAGGACAACCCTGGAGGGAAATGGCTGGCTCGCTCCTTAACTGGAAACT ATGGATACATCAGCAACACGTGTGTCGATATCGACTATGAGGCCGTGAAGCGCAAATTTCAGTACCGCGTTGATCTGACGCAActacctcccccacctccagaACCCCCACAGATGCCAAACATGAAGTCTTATGACAGAGACAG CGCAAACGAAGATGAAG ACGATTACGATGACATTCAGCAGCTCGGTGAGGAtttccccccaccacctcctgacaTCAG aaCCGACCCCAAACTGGAGAAGGAGCTAAGAAAAAAATTCAAG TACGACGGGCCTCTCCGAACGCTGCACACCATGATGGTGGATCCGAACGGCATCATCAAGAAGCTGGGAGGCAAAGATCTGCCCGTGATCCAAGGAGAAATTGTGGATGTCATCCAGTTCACCAGCAGCAAGAAAGCTTTGTGCTGCAATCAGTATGGAAAAT ATGGTTATGTGTCCAAATCTCTGCTTCTTCCCAT ggAGGGCGATATCTATGATGACGTTGACTGTAGAACGG agaTCTATGACAACGACTCCCCCCACCCTGATTTCTGA
- the LOC101070379 gene encoding FYN-binding protein 1 isoform X3: MEESVDVKSLKAMFTSKAGASDTSFQPPQPGYGRASLPVGKGNSAHHRLSPLLLSPPMAGPGPVRLPNKEPVIPSIPARPVSFPRPPLNPGLRPGLQPADASKVKQTGEMLQNLMLRQQWPPGTKPLLPGTKQPSSPAQSPVAAFSPSPRQSPRPKISADVIPLRRPLPPDGALPLKPKRPPNVNLKPFLRFKRGSSLPDQRQRDAGSPFPSDRKLSLPTTMSPPKLPHRHTKPSRLPRDMDNNLTYDDIGSLEQSESCSGSSHCIDGDTEDVYESIEEDQVETNQVTSEGKKEALRKDQQRKMENEFKKIFQLPGEMEVLHIARVRHDWYGEGKLDLSVRQDEKVEILRVKDNPGGKWLARSLTGNYGYISNTCVDIDYEAVKRKFQYRVDLTQLPPPPPEPPQMPNMKSYDRDSANEDEDDYDDIQQLGEDFPPPPPDIRTDPKLEKELRKKFKYDGPLRTLHTMMVDPNGIIKKLGGKDLPVIQGEIVDVIQFTSSKKALCCNQYGKYGYVSKSLLLPMEGDIYDDVDCRTEIYDNDSPHPDF, encoded by the exons ATG GAGGAGAGCGTTGACGTCAAATCTCTGAAGGCCATGTTCACCAGTAAGGCCGGCGCTTCGGACACCAGCTTCCAACCTCCACAACCCGGATATGGGAGGGCGAGCCTGCCGGTGGGCAAGGGTAACTCGGCCCATCACAGActctctcctctgcttctttCTCCTCCGATGGCTGGCCCGGGCCCAGTGAGGCTTCCAAACAAAGAGCCAGTGATTCCATCCATCCCCGCCAGACCGGTGTCCTTCCCTCGACCGCCTCTCAATCCTGGACTCAGACCGGGCCTCCAGCCTGCAGACGCCAGCAAGGTCAAGCAGACGGGAGAGATGCTGCAGAATTTGATGCTGAGGCAGCAGTGGCCTCCAGGCACCAAACCGCTGCTTCCAGGCACAAAACAACCTTCGTCCCCAGCTCAGAGCCCTGTGGCGgccttctctccttcccctcgACAGTCTCCTCGACCAAAGATTTCAGCAGACGTGATCCCGCTGCGGAGGCCCCTGCCCCCAGACGGAGCCCTGCCTTTGAAACCCAAACGTCCCCCAAATGTGAACCTCAAGCCATTTTTGCGGTTCAAGCGTGGATCTTCTCTTCCAGACCAAAGGCAACGAGATG CAGGTTCCCCTTTTCCGTCAGACAGAAAGTTGTCTTTACCCACGACCATGAGCCCTCCGAAACTACCACATCGCCACACCAAACCCAGCCGGCTGCCACG AGACATGGACAACAACCTGACCTACGACGACATCGGGAGCTTGGAGCAGAGCG AGTCCTGTAGTGGCAGCTCACACTGCATAGATGGG gacaCAGAGGATGTTTATGAGTCGATCGAAGA AGACCAGGTGGAGACAAACCAGGTGACCTccgaggggaaaaaagaagcgcTAAGGAAAGATCAacaaaggaaaatggaaaacGAGTTCAAAAAGATCTTTCAG CTGCCAGGGGAGATGGAGGTCCTCCACATTGCCAGGGTTCGGCACGACTGGTACGGGGAAGGAAAACTAGACCTGAGCGTCCGGCAGGACGAGAAGGTGGAGATCCTTCGAGTGAAGGACAACCCTGGAGGGAAATGGCTGGCTCGCTCCTTAACTGGAAACT ATGGATACATCAGCAACACGTGTGTCGATATCGACTATGAGGCCGTGAAGCGCAAATTTCAGTACCGCGTTGATCTGACGCAActacctcccccacctccagaACCCCCACAGATGCCAAACATGAAGTCTTATGACAGAGACAG CGCAAACGAAGATGAAG ACGATTACGATGACATTCAGCAGCTCGGTGAGGAtttccccccaccacctcctgacaTCAG aaCCGACCCCAAACTGGAGAAGGAGCTAAGAAAAAAATTCAAG TACGACGGGCCTCTCCGAACGCTGCACACCATGATGGTGGATCCGAACGGCATCATCAAGAAGCTGGGAGGCAAAGATCTGCCCGTGATCCAAGGAGAAATTGTGGATGTCATCCAGTTCACCAGCAGCAAGAAAGCTTTGTGCTGCAATCAGTATGGAAAAT ATGGTTATGTGTCCAAATCTCTGCTTCTTCCCAT ggAGGGCGATATCTATGATGACGTTGACTGTAGAACGG agaTCTATGACAACGACTCCCCCCACCCTGATTTCTGA
- the LOC101070379 gene encoding FYN-binding protein 1 isoform X2, with product MEESVDVKSLKAMFTSKAGASDTSFQPPQPGYGRASLPVGKGNSAHHRLSPLLLSPPMAGPGPVRLPNKEPVIPSIPARPVSFPRPPLNPGLRPGLQPADASKVKQTGEMLQNLMLRQQWPPGTKPLLPGTKQPSSPAQSPVAAFSPSPRQSPRPKISADVIPLRRPLPPDGALPLKPKRPPNVNLKPFLRFKRGSSLPDQRQRDGSPFPSDRKLSLPTTMSPPKLPHRHTKPSRLPRQVASIDMDNNLTYDDIGSLEQSESCSGSSHCIDGDTEDVYESIEEDQVETNQVTSEGKKEALRKDQQRKMENEFKKIFQLPGEMEVLHIARVRHDWYGEGKLDLSVRQDEKVEILRVKDNPGGKWLARSLTGNYGYISNTCVDIDYEAVKRKFQYRVDLTQLPPPPPEPPQMPNMKSYDRDSANEDEDDYDDIQQLGEDFPPPPPDIRTDPKLEKELRKKFKYDGPLRTLHTMMVDPNGIIKKLGGKDLPVIQGEIVDVIQFTSSKKALCCNQYGKYGYVSKSLLLPMEGDIYDDVDCRTEIYDNDSPHPDF from the exons ATG GAGGAGAGCGTTGACGTCAAATCTCTGAAGGCCATGTTCACCAGTAAGGCCGGCGCTTCGGACACCAGCTTCCAACCTCCACAACCCGGATATGGGAGGGCGAGCCTGCCGGTGGGCAAGGGTAACTCGGCCCATCACAGActctctcctctgcttctttCTCCTCCGATGGCTGGCCCGGGCCCAGTGAGGCTTCCAAACAAAGAGCCAGTGATTCCATCCATCCCCGCCAGACCGGTGTCCTTCCCTCGACCGCCTCTCAATCCTGGACTCAGACCGGGCCTCCAGCCTGCAGACGCCAGCAAGGTCAAGCAGACGGGAGAGATGCTGCAGAATTTGATGCTGAGGCAGCAGTGGCCTCCAGGCACCAAACCGCTGCTTCCAGGCACAAAACAACCTTCGTCCCCAGCTCAGAGCCCTGTGGCGgccttctctccttcccctcgACAGTCTCCTCGACCAAAGATTTCAGCAGACGTGATCCCGCTGCGGAGGCCCCTGCCCCCAGACGGAGCCCTGCCTTTGAAACCCAAACGTCCCCCAAATGTGAACCTCAAGCCATTTTTGCGGTTCAAGCGTGGATCTTCTCTTCCAGACCAAAGGCAACGAGATG GTTCCCCTTTTCCGTCAGACAGAAAGTTGTCTTTACCCACGACCATGAGCCCTCCGAAACTACCACATCGCCACACCAAACCCAGCCGGCTGCCACGGCAAGTTGCCTCCAT AGACATGGACAACAACCTGACCTACGACGACATCGGGAGCTTGGAGCAGAGCG AGTCCTGTAGTGGCAGCTCACACTGCATAGATGGG gacaCAGAGGATGTTTATGAGTCGATCGAAGA AGACCAGGTGGAGACAAACCAGGTGACCTccgaggggaaaaaagaagcgcTAAGGAAAGATCAacaaaggaaaatggaaaacGAGTTCAAAAAGATCTTTCAG CTGCCAGGGGAGATGGAGGTCCTCCACATTGCCAGGGTTCGGCACGACTGGTACGGGGAAGGAAAACTAGACCTGAGCGTCCGGCAGGACGAGAAGGTGGAGATCCTTCGAGTGAAGGACAACCCTGGAGGGAAATGGCTGGCTCGCTCCTTAACTGGAAACT ATGGATACATCAGCAACACGTGTGTCGATATCGACTATGAGGCCGTGAAGCGCAAATTTCAGTACCGCGTTGATCTGACGCAActacctcccccacctccagaACCCCCACAGATGCCAAACATGAAGTCTTATGACAGAGACAG CGCAAACGAAGATGAAG ACGATTACGATGACATTCAGCAGCTCGGTGAGGAtttccccccaccacctcctgacaTCAG aaCCGACCCCAAACTGGAGAAGGAGCTAAGAAAAAAATTCAAG TACGACGGGCCTCTCCGAACGCTGCACACCATGATGGTGGATCCGAACGGCATCATCAAGAAGCTGGGAGGCAAAGATCTGCCCGTGATCCAAGGAGAAATTGTGGATGTCATCCAGTTCACCAGCAGCAAGAAAGCTTTGTGCTGCAATCAGTATGGAAAAT ATGGTTATGTGTCCAAATCTCTGCTTCTTCCCAT ggAGGGCGATATCTATGATGACGTTGACTGTAGAACGG agaTCTATGACAACGACTCCCCCCACCCTGATTTCTGA
- the LOC101070379 gene encoding FYN-binding protein 1 isoform X1, which translates to MEESVDVKSLKAMFTSKAGASDTSFQPPQPGYGRASLPVGKGNSAHHRLSPLLLSPPMAGPGPVRLPNKEPVIPSIPARPVSFPRPPLNPGLRPGLQPADASKVKQTGEMLQNLMLRQQWPPGTKPLLPGTKQPSSPAQSPVAAFSPSPRQSPRPKISADVIPLRRPLPPDGALPLKPKRPPNVNLKPFLRFKRGSSLPDQRQRDAGSPFPSDRKLSLPTTMSPPKLPHRHTKPSRLPRQVASIDMDNNLTYDDIGSLEQSESCSGSSHCIDGDTEDVYESIEEDQVETNQVTSEGKKEALRKDQQRKMENEFKKIFQLPGEMEVLHIARVRHDWYGEGKLDLSVRQDEKVEILRVKDNPGGKWLARSLTGNYGYISNTCVDIDYEAVKRKFQYRVDLTQLPPPPPEPPQMPNMKSYDRDSANEDEDDYDDIQQLGEDFPPPPPDIRTDPKLEKELRKKFKYDGPLRTLHTMMVDPNGIIKKLGGKDLPVIQGEIVDVIQFTSSKKALCCNQYGKYGYVSKSLLLPMEGDIYDDVDCRTEIYDNDSPHPDF; encoded by the exons ATG GAGGAGAGCGTTGACGTCAAATCTCTGAAGGCCATGTTCACCAGTAAGGCCGGCGCTTCGGACACCAGCTTCCAACCTCCACAACCCGGATATGGGAGGGCGAGCCTGCCGGTGGGCAAGGGTAACTCGGCCCATCACAGActctctcctctgcttctttCTCCTCCGATGGCTGGCCCGGGCCCAGTGAGGCTTCCAAACAAAGAGCCAGTGATTCCATCCATCCCCGCCAGACCGGTGTCCTTCCCTCGACCGCCTCTCAATCCTGGACTCAGACCGGGCCTCCAGCCTGCAGACGCCAGCAAGGTCAAGCAGACGGGAGAGATGCTGCAGAATTTGATGCTGAGGCAGCAGTGGCCTCCAGGCACCAAACCGCTGCTTCCAGGCACAAAACAACCTTCGTCCCCAGCTCAGAGCCCTGTGGCGgccttctctccttcccctcgACAGTCTCCTCGACCAAAGATTTCAGCAGACGTGATCCCGCTGCGGAGGCCCCTGCCCCCAGACGGAGCCCTGCCTTTGAAACCCAAACGTCCCCCAAATGTGAACCTCAAGCCATTTTTGCGGTTCAAGCGTGGATCTTCTCTTCCAGACCAAAGGCAACGAGATG CAGGTTCCCCTTTTCCGTCAGACAGAAAGTTGTCTTTACCCACGACCATGAGCCCTCCGAAACTACCACATCGCCACACCAAACCCAGCCGGCTGCCACGGCAAGTTGCCTCCAT AGACATGGACAACAACCTGACCTACGACGACATCGGGAGCTTGGAGCAGAGCG AGTCCTGTAGTGGCAGCTCACACTGCATAGATGGG gacaCAGAGGATGTTTATGAGTCGATCGAAGA AGACCAGGTGGAGACAAACCAGGTGACCTccgaggggaaaaaagaagcgcTAAGGAAAGATCAacaaaggaaaatggaaaacGAGTTCAAAAAGATCTTTCAG CTGCCAGGGGAGATGGAGGTCCTCCACATTGCCAGGGTTCGGCACGACTGGTACGGGGAAGGAAAACTAGACCTGAGCGTCCGGCAGGACGAGAAGGTGGAGATCCTTCGAGTGAAGGACAACCCTGGAGGGAAATGGCTGGCTCGCTCCTTAACTGGAAACT ATGGATACATCAGCAACACGTGTGTCGATATCGACTATGAGGCCGTGAAGCGCAAATTTCAGTACCGCGTTGATCTGACGCAActacctcccccacctccagaACCCCCACAGATGCCAAACATGAAGTCTTATGACAGAGACAG CGCAAACGAAGATGAAG ACGATTACGATGACATTCAGCAGCTCGGTGAGGAtttccccccaccacctcctgacaTCAG aaCCGACCCCAAACTGGAGAAGGAGCTAAGAAAAAAATTCAAG TACGACGGGCCTCTCCGAACGCTGCACACCATGATGGTGGATCCGAACGGCATCATCAAGAAGCTGGGAGGCAAAGATCTGCCCGTGATCCAAGGAGAAATTGTGGATGTCATCCAGTTCACCAGCAGCAAGAAAGCTTTGTGCTGCAATCAGTATGGAAAAT ATGGTTATGTGTCCAAATCTCTGCTTCTTCCCAT ggAGGGCGATATCTATGATGACGTTGACTGTAGAACGG agaTCTATGACAACGACTCCCCCCACCCTGATTTCTGA
- the pex11g gene encoding peroxisomal membrane protein 11C: protein MQQSLESLVRLLESYRGRDKVIRTVCFGSQLVGGLLSKSADTDLSHRQLGKSLLLFSAQLSHCRTTLRLFDDLAMLAYSHSYGVGVREDDPAVRWISVLSNVADQLYYPCEHIAWAADAELIKIKSDKWWLFSTVLWGASLLLGILRSLRVLMLLKKKLKIHERAGGGGSCSQLHRLMRAELLSFLRSMADLSNAIHWMPPGFLWAGKFPSWLVGLMGTISSVIGLIQMVNSEQTSDT, encoded by the exons ATGCAGCAGTCTTTGGAGTCACTCGTGCGCTTGCTCGAATCTTACAGAGGAAGAGATAAAGTT ATCAGGACGGTCTGTTTTGGCTCTCAGCTGGTTGGAGGGCTTCTTTCCAAGAGTGCTGACACGGACCTTTCACATAGACAGCTGGGGAAAagtctgctgctgttctctgctCAGCTCAGCCACTGTCGAACCACACTGCGGCTGTTCGATGACCTGGCCATGCTGGCCTACTCGCACAGCTACGGTGTGGGAGTCAGG GAGGATGATCCAGCCGTGCGCTGGATATCGGTGCTGAGCAATGTGGCAGACCAGCTTTACTACCCCTGTGAGCACATCGCCTGGGCTGCTGATGCCGAGCTCATCAAAATCAAGTCTGACAAGTGGTGGCTGTTCAGTACGGTGCTGTGGGGAGCGTCGCTGCTGCTGGGGATACTCAG ATCCCTTCGAGTTCTGATGTTACTGAAGAAAAAGCTGAAGATACATGAGCGAGCAGGAGGTGGCGGCAG ctgctctcagctCCACAGGCTGATGCGAGCggagcttctctctttcctcaGGAGCATGGCTGACCTCAGTAACGCCATCCACTGGATGCCACCCGGCTTCTTGTGGGCAGGAAAATTCCCCAGCTGGTTGGTGGGGCTGATGGGCACCATCTCATCTGTGATAGGGTTGATCCAGATGGTCAACAGTGAACAGACCAGCGACACGTAG